The following is a genomic window from Egicoccus sp. AB-alg2.
GCGGCGTCGAAGGCAGCGTCGTCCTGGTCGGCGGCGAGGTCCTGCACCAGTGCCCGCGAGAAGCTGGCGATGACGCCGGCGTTGCGGGCGAGGCGCTCGTTGGCCTCGTCCCGGGTGTAGCCACCCGACAGCGCGACCACGCGCAGCACCTTCGGGTGCTCGACGAGCGGTGTGTAGAAGCCGTCCTCGCTGGGGATCGTCAGCTTCAGCATCACCTGCTGGTCGTCCGCGAGGTCGTCGAGGTGACGCAGGATCCCCTCGCGCAGCCGCTGCTCGGCCGCCAGCTTCTCCGGGCTGTGGATGTCCACCTCCGGCTCCAGGATCGGCACCAGTCCGGCGGCGAGGATCCGGCGGCCGACCTCGAACTGCTGCGCGACGATGGCGTCGACGCCGGCCGGGTCGGCGAGCTTGACGACGGAGCGCATCTTCGTCCCGAAGACACCCAGGTCACGGGCCCGGGCGAGCAACGCGTCGAGGTCGGGCATCGGCTTCATCAGCTGGACGCCGTCGGCCTCGTCGGCCA
Proteins encoded in this region:
- a CDS encoding fructose bisphosphate aldolase, with amino-acid sequence MNAEMHDRIATGQGFLAALDQSGGSTPKALAQYGIQQDAYDTDEEMFDLVHAMRTRIMTSEAFTGERVLGAILFEGTMDREVEGVPTSSYLWDTKKVVPFVKVDKGLADEADGVQLMKPMPDLDALLARARDLGVFGTKMRSVVKLADPAGVDAIVAQQFEVGRRILAAGLVPILEPEVDIHSPEKLAAEQRLREGILRHLDDLADDQQVMLKLTIPSEDGFYTPLVEHPKVLRVVALSGGYTRDEANERLARNAGVIASFSRALVQDLAADQDDAAFDAALDEAIESIHRASIT